The sequence below is a genomic window from Cumulibacter manganitolerans.
CGGCTCACCGGGATACTCCTCGCGCAGCGCGAGGTCGACGTCGTGGGTGAGCAGCATCTCGGCGCCGATCGACGGCTCGCGCTCCTCGACCTCGACGCGCAGCTTGGGGTGGGCCGTCTGCAGCGCCTCGAGCGCGTCGGGCAGCAGCGCGTGCAGCGCGCTCTGGAACATCGCGATCCGGACCCGGCCGGAGACCTCGTCGCGTGAGCGGGCGAGGTCGGCCTCCGCCTCGTCGAGCTGGTCCATGATGATGTCGGCATGACCGACGAGCACCTCGCCCTGCCGGGTGAGGCGGACCCGGCGCCCGACCCGCTCGAGCAGCGGCACACCGGCCTCGCGCTCGAGGACGGCGAGCTGCTGGGAGACGGCCGACGGCGTGTAGCTCAGCGCCTGCGCCACGGCCGAGATGGTGCCGCGCAGCCGCAGCTCGCGCAGCAGCCGCAACCGGTGCACGTCGAGCATCCGCCGGCCCCTTCCTCGATGTTTCACAAATCCTAAATGAAAGGGCCTAGAAACATTCGCTGGAATACATCGCTGCGGCGGCGCAGACTGGATGCCATGACCAGCGCCACGCGACCGGCGGCGTCCCCGACCACGACGTCCCCCGGCGGGGCCACCCGGCCGCGCGCGGGGCTGCTGCCGGTGCTGCTGGTGATGGGCTCGATCGTCTCGCTGCAGGTCGGCTCGGGCTACGCCACCACGCTGTTCGACCGGGCCGGGTCGACCGGCGTCACCACGCTGCGGCTCGGGCTGGCCGCGCTCGTCATGCTGCTGGTCACCCGCCCGCGGCTGCGGTCGTGGTCGCGCCCGCAGTGGCGGGTCGTGCTGATGTTCGGGCTGTCGCTGGCCCTCATGAACAGCTTCTTCTACGCCGCCATCGCGCGCATCCCGTTCGGCATCGCGCTGGCCTTCGAGTTCCTCGGGCCCCTCGGGCTCGCCGCGGCGCTGTCGCGCCGGCCCCGCGACTTCCTCTGGGTCGCGCTCGCGCTCGCCGGCGTGGCCACCATCGGGGTGCACAACGCCGACGCCGGATCGCTGGATCTGCTCGGTGTCCTGTTCGCGCTGCTCGCGGCGTCCGCCTGGGCCGCGTACATCGTGCTGGGGGCGCGGGTGTCGACCGTCGTACCGGGCCACCAAGGGCTCGCCGCCGCGCTCGCCACGGCCGCGGTCATGCTGCTGCCGTTCGGCATCGTGACCTCGGGCGGCGCGGTGCTCAGCCTCGGGCTGCTGCTGCCCGGTCTCGCCGTGGCGCTCTTCTCCTCGGTGCTGCCGTACACCTTCGAGATGCAGGCGCTGAAGACGATGCCCAAGAAGATGTTCTCGATCCTGCTGGCGCTCGAGCCCGCGGCCGGCGTCCTCACCGGGGCGCTCATGCTCGGCCAGCACCTGGACCCGCTGACCATCGCGGCGATCGGTGTCGTCGTCGTGGCCGGCATCGGCGCCACCCTCGGGCGCCCCGACCGGCCGGCGCGCCGGGGGCTGCGCCGCCGCCGGGCCAACCCCGGCGACGCCGTCCTCACCTGACGGCCTTCGGCGCGGGGGCGCCGAAGCGGGCTCTGTCGGCAAGAGCGGGGAAGTTTCCCCGCTTTCGCCGTCGAACCCCGCTTTCGGTAGGGGCCGCCTTCGTCGCGGCGCCCCGTCCAGAGGCTAGGGGCAGCTGGTCTCGGTCAGGCCGGCGTCCGCGCTGCCCGCGTACGCCTTGAACTGCACGCCCTGC
It includes:
- a CDS encoding EamA family transporter — its product is MTSATRPAASPTTTSPGGATRPRAGLLPVLLVMGSIVSLQVGSGYATTLFDRAGSTGVTTLRLGLAALVMLLVTRPRLRSWSRPQWRVVLMFGLSLALMNSFFYAAIARIPFGIALAFEFLGPLGLAAALSRRPRDFLWVALALAGVATIGVHNADAGSLDLLGVLFALLAASAWAAYIVLGARVSTVVPGHQGLAAALATAAVMLLPFGIVTSGGAVLSLGLLLPGLAVALFSSVLPYTFEMQALKTMPKKMFSILLALEPAAGVLTGALMLGQHLDPLTIAAIGVVVVAGIGATLGRPDRPARRGLRRRRANPGDAVLT